GGCTAATTTTTTAGTCGAAAAACATCAGGGCTATCATTATGAGCATTGCTTCAGCCTGAATTGGAATGCCTTGAAGGGATATCATTTACTCATGCGCTTAGCTCATCTGTTTAATGTCCTGGCTTTGTTTTCGGTGGCTTTAGGGGCTGTTGATCTTTTGTGTTTATATTTTAACCAACCCACATCGGTAGCCAGATTAAACAACAAGCCAAAGCTAATGTACTGGCATAGTTTCTTTCCAACTTATCGTAACGTGTAGCAATAGCACGATAATGCTTTAGTCGAGCAAATACATTTTCAACCAGATGTCTGTATTTATACAAACACCAATCCATATCTGAATTACCTGTTTTTGAATTCTTCTTTCTGGGTATAACAGGTACGGACTTTTTGTTACGAATAATTTCTCTTATTGATTCACTATCGTAACCTTTATCCGCTATAACGTAGTCTGAAATGGGTAAACGGGCGATTAAGTCAGGTGCTGCTTTACTGTCATGCACCTCACCGCCCGTTAGGATAAATTCAATCGGCAAACCATAACTATCAACAGCCATATGTATTTTAGTGGTATTACCACCACGGCTTTTTCCTATCGCTTCGACACTATTACTTGCAGCACCCATACTATGTTGATGAGCCTTTATAATACTGCCATCAATAAATTCCCACTCAATATCAGATAGTTTTTTCAGAGCATTAAACAGTGCGAGCATAATGCCTTTCTTTGACCATAAGTTAAATCGCCTATAAATTGCACTCCAGTGACCAAAAGAGGCGGGAACATCTCTCCATGGGCAACCAACTCGCATTCGGTAAAGTATACCTTCCAATGTGCTTCTATGCTCTGCCTTATTATATATTCGACCGGTATAAAGCATTCAGCAATTCTCGCTGAGATGAACAATTGAGTTGTAGTGGTACTTACCAAGCAGAAATAAAAAAACTTTTCGCAGTAACTTTAGCAAAATTAAAAAAATCGAATAAAAAGCTTGCATTTTGAGAAACAAGAGATCAAACTCTTGTTTTTCAATTGGTTGAATGACTTCATGTTAAAAAATATTTCCCTTTTATATGCTTGGTACTGTGAATTTTGGCCTCTTTAAGTCAGCAAAAAAAACATTTAAGTTTTTCTGCCCTGAAACAGGCCATCTCACTGCACTTTCATGCAATCAAAGATAGCCGAGTACAAGGAAAGTGTGATTACAGTCAACATGATGTGCTTATGAGTGCTTTTGCCTGCATGTATTTTCAAGATCCCTCTTTAAGTGAATTTCAGAAACAGATGGAAGAGGAACAGAATCAAAATAATTTACGCACTCTTTTTAATGTTGAAAAAATTCCTAAAAATAGTCAACTAAGAGACATTTTGGATCTCATACCCTCTAAAACATTTGCACCTGCATTTAAAGATTTATTTGAACGACTCAGACGACATAAGCATCTTGAAGAGTATGCCATATTACCCAACACATTGCTTTGTGTTATTGATGGCACGCAATATTATTCCTCTAAGCAAATCCATTGTGACTGTTGTCTTCATAAAGAACATAGAACGGGTGAAATAACCTACAGTCATGCTGTTTTACAAGGTGCCATTATGCACCCCGATAAAAAACAAGTGCTCCCTGTCATGCCTGAAGCAATACAAAATACGGATGGTACAAAAAAACAGGATTGTGAAAGTAATGCAGCCAAACGTTTTATAGCCAATCTAAAAAAGCACATCAAGACAAGGATTTATGATTTGTGGTGATGGTTTGATGTCACATCAACCTATGATAGAAGATATAATTGAAGAAATGATGCATTATTTATTGGTTGCCAAACCTGGTGATCACACATATTTATTTGAATGGCTTGAAGCATTTTCTGAACTCCCATCAATGGACTGGATTGACGAAAAAGGGCACCAACATCATTATCGATGGAAAAATAATGTCCCTTTACATGGCGAAAAAAATGCCATTGAAGTTAACTTTTTGAATATACCCTCACCAATACCGCAGGGAAAATTATCTACCGAAATAGCTGGGTCACCGACATAAAGATCAGTGAACATAATATTCAAACAATGACCCAGGCGGGTCGATGTCGTTGGAAAATAGAAAACGAATGTTTCAACACATTAAAGAACCAAGGCTATCACATTGAGCATAATTATGGTCATGGGAAGAAGCACCTGAGCTTTAATATGTATCTGTTAACCTTGCTGGCTTTTTATTTCCATCAAATTTTTGAATTAACCGATGGGGCTTATCAAGCTTGTCGTAAAAAGTTTGGCTCTAAAAATTAATGTGGGAAAAGTTCAGAGGGGTTATTACCTTTTTGTGATGGACTCCTGGGAACATTTAATGGATTTTTATTGTACAGAGACGATTATGAGGAGATGAGACCTGTAAAAATAAGAAAACAAACCTATTTTAGGGAAAATGCGTCGATTAAACGCAGCATCTCACGTGCCTGCTATTTAGAAAGAAAGAAAAAAAATTTTAAAAAGCATCAGGCAAACAAAAATGCTGTTTTCAGCTTAATTCATAAGAATACTTGATCAGCAAGATACCGAGGTAAATGTTTTGAGTTAATGGAATGATAGCTTCCCTTCATAGAGTTTTTAATATTACCTATCATAGTGTTAACCCAGATAAACTCAATTTTATCAACACTTGCCGCACCACCACCCGTGACGATTGGAACATGCTTACAGTCAGCTTCTTTAACCGCAGGAAAACAATTTAACCCATCTGAGTAAACAGTACTTCCAGGTGTTAAATGAGTTTGTGCCCATCGTTTTATTTCACTGGATTTAAACCCTTTAAGCACATTTAAATTCATTGCAATCGGGTGTCCATCTTCATTAGTAGAAACGGCTGCAACGAACGGTGTTTTATTTTCTGAACCACGACCTCTGGAGCCGCCTCTGTGCTCACCACCCCAGTAGGCATCATCAATTTGAATGATGCCTGATAAAGGTTTACTGTCATCACGTTCTTTCATAACCTGCATGATCTTTTGTTTCATACTCCAGGCTGTATTGTAGCTTACCTTAAGCTCTCTTTAATTCTAATGCTGAAACCGCTGTCTTCAATTGAGTCATAAGATGAATCGCTAAAAACCACTTAGATAAAGGCAGTTTGGTACTATCAAATATTGTCCCACAGGTTGCTGATGTCTGATGATGACAATGGTGGCACTGATAAAGATGGCGATGTTCTAGAGTGCAATAAGTCTTATTGCCACACTCTGGGCAAACAAATCCATCAGGAAATTTCCATTTAAATAAGGCTTGTCGGCACTGTTTGTCAGTGCCATAATCATTAAAAAGCTCAAATAAACTATAACCTTCTTGAAACTGAATTTTATTTTTTTTTTGACATCATTCTACTCCACACATAATCTATACTTTAATTATAGTATAATTATAGTATAATTATAGTATAATTATCGAAATATGGCGGAGCTTTTGTGGGTAATCAAGTAAGAATACTTGATTACCCATAAAGCTCCGCCATTTTAGGAGCTTTCCATTCATAGGTGGCGTTTTCATCGCCACGCATAAAAACCTTGGCATCATGTCTTTTAAGTTAAAGCGTCTATTAAACCGATAACAAAATTCAGCAAGATACCGAGGTAAATGTTTTGAGTTAATGGAATGATAGCTTCCCTTCATAGAGTTTTTAATATTACCTATCATAGTGTTAACCCAGATAAACTCAATTTTATCAACACTTGCCGCACCACCACCCGTGACGATTGGAACATGCTTACAGTCAGCTTCTTTAACCGCAGGAAAACAATTTAACCCATCTGAGTAAACAGTACTTCCAGGTGTTAAATGAGTTTGTGCCCATCGTTTTATTTCACTGGATTTAAACCCTTTAAGCACATTTAAATTCATTGCAATCGGGTGTCCATCTTCATTAGTAGAAACGGCTGCAACGAACGGTGTTTTATTTTCTGAACCACGACCTCTGGAGCCGCCTCTGTGCTCACCACCCCAGTAGGCATCATCAATTTGAATGATGCCTGATAAAGGTTTACTGTCATCACGTTCTTTCATAACCTGCATGATCTTTTGTTTCATACTCCAGGCTGTATTGTAGCTTACCTTAAGCTGTCTCTTTAATTCTAATGCTGAAACCGCTGTCTTCAATTGAGTCATAAGATGAATCGCTAAAAACCACTTAGATAAAGGCAGTTTGGTACTATCAAATATTGTCCCACAGGTTGCTGATGTCTGATGATGACAATGGTGGCACTGATAAAGATGGCGATGTTCTAGAGTGCAATAAGTCTTATTGCCACACTCTGGGCAAACAAATCCATCAGGAAATTTCCATTTAAATAAGGCTTGTCGGCACTGTTTGTCAGTGCCATAATCATTAAAAAGCTCAAATAAACTATAACCTTCTTGAAACTGAATTTTATTTTTTGACATCATTCTACTCCACACATAATCTATACTTTAATTATAGTATAATTATAGTATAATTATCGAAATATGGCGGAGCTTTGTGGGTAATCAAGTAAGAATAAGTTACTTCACCGAGTTTTGCTGGTTTAAACATTAGAGACCTGATTTATTTTTATGTTTGAATTACAATGAATGATTGCTTAGTATTTGTCATAAATTGTATCTTTGATAAGATTTTAAAAAACCTAACTCTTTAAAATAGACTAATGGAATAATGATGAAAAGTTTTCACCCCTTTAGCGTAATAGCAATTACTTTGTTTATAATGATATTAATTCCCGGTTGCGATAAAAAGCAAGAGGTGGAAAAAGTTGCAGAAGTCAGACTTGTAAAAACAATTATTGTTAAGACACCCGATGCGGGTGGTATAAGACATTTCCCCGGACGTATTGATGCCAACAGGAAAGCCGGGCTGTCTTTTCGTGTGTCAGGTAAGGTGCAGGAATTACTGGTTAAGGAAGGGGATTTAGTGGCTAATGGTGATACCATTGCTAAACTGGATCCGACGGATTTTCAAATTACAGTCAATGATAAGAAAGCAGTATTTACCCGGGCATCGAATGACTACAATCGTGGTAAAAAACTGGTTAAAGAAGGCCATATTTCGAAAATGGATTATGACAAGTTAGAATCTTCCTTTCTTAGTGCTCAGGCAGAGTTAAATCTTGCTAAACAACAGCTCGTTTATACTGAACTGAAGGCGCCTTTTAGCGGTACAGTGGCTAGACGTTATATCCAGAGTTTTGAAGAAATTCAGGCCAAGCAGCCGATCATTATACTGAATGATAACGAGATTCTGGAAGTAAAGTTTGACCTGCCGGAAAATTTGATCTTACGCATTCAAAGAATTGAAGGTATTAATTCGATGGAGCAATCAACAATGAAACACCAAATCCCCGTTGTTGCCATATTTCAGTCTCGGGCAGATAAGGAGTTCCCGCTTACATTTAAAGAAATGTCCACTAAAGCTGATGCCAGTACACAAACATTTTCGGTAACCTATACCATGCCGAAACCTGCTAGAGTTATTATCTTGCCGGGCATGACTACGACGGTAAAAGTTGATTTGAGCAAAATGATTGAACGTAATGATGTTTTTTACTTACCGGTTAGTGCGGTAGTGGCTGATGCGGCTTTGCAGAGCACAGTCTGGATCGTTAATGAACAAACAATGCAGGTTGAGCCAGTATCAGTGAAAGTGGGTACCATGAGAGGTAATAGTATTGAAATAAAAGAGGGGCTTGATGCCGGGCAACGTGTTGTGACTGCTGGTGTACCGTTTTTATATAAGGATCTTAAAGTCTCTTTAATGAAAGAGCTGGAACAGGCGGAAGATAATATTAAGCATGAACCGCCTGTTATGCAGCAAACACCGACTAAAAACTCAACTGCCACAACGCCGGCGAAGGGATAAGAAACTATGAATGTCGGAGAATATTCGGTAAAAAACCCGGTAGTATCCTGGCTGTTGGTCATTGTTTTTCTGGTAGGCGGCTATAGCGGTTTTATGAAAATGGGTAAGTTGGAAGACCCTGAATTTACCATTA
This genomic window from sulfur-oxidizing endosymbiont of Gigantopelta aegis contains:
- a CDS encoding efflux RND transporter periplasmic adaptor subunit, which gives rise to MKSFHPFSVIAITLFIMILIPGCDKKQEVEKVAEVRLVKTIIVKTPDAGGIRHFPGRIDANRKAGLSFRVSGKVQELLVKEGDLVANGDTIAKLDPTDFQITVNDKKAVFTRASNDYNRGKKLVKEGHISKMDYDKLESSFLSAQAELNLAKQQLVYTELKAPFSGTVARRYIQSFEEIQAKQPIIILNDNEILEVKFDLPENLILRIQRIEGINSMEQSTMKHQIPVVAIFQSRADKEFPLTFKEMSTKADASTQTFSVTYTMPKPARVIILPGMTTTVKVDLSKMIERNDVFYLPVSAVVADAALQSTVWIVNEQTMQVEPVSVKVGTMRGNSIEIKEGLDAGQRVVTAGVPFLYKDLKVSLMKELEQAEDNIKHEPPVMQQTPTKNSTATTPAKG
- a CDS encoding IS5 family transposase, with the translated sequence MLYTGRIYNKAEHRSTLEGILYRMRVGCPWRDVPASFGHWSAIYRRFNLWSKKGIMLALFNALKKLSDIEWEFIDGSIIKAHQHSMGAASNSVEAIGKSRGGNTTKIHMAVDSYGLPIEFILTGGEVHDSKAAPDLIARLPISDYVIADKGYDSESIREIIRNKKSVPVIPRKKNSKTGNSDMDWCLYKYRHLVENVFARLKHYRAIATRYDKLERNYASTLALACCLIWLPMWVG
- a CDS encoding transposase family protein, whose translation is MASLSQQKKHLSFSALKQAISLHFHAIKDSRVQGKCDYSQHDVLMSAFACMYFQDPSLSEFQKQMEEEQNQNNLRTLFNVEKIPKNSQLRDILDLIPSKTFAPAFKDLFERLRRHKHLEEYAILPNTLLCVIDGTQYYSSKQIHCDCCLHKEHRTGEITYSHAVLQGAIMHPDKKQVLPVMPEAIQNTDGTKKQDCESNAAKRFIANLKKHIKTRIYDLW